The genomic window GCCTCATGGGTGAGTAGTTGATAAATCCTTATATCCTGCTTATCTGTTCCTTTAAGCTCAGGCAGGCAATCTGAAGCTTTCTCTGTCAGGCTAAGCTTCTTTTCTTCAACCAGCTTCATGATCATCATGGTGGTAGCGGCCACCTTGGTAATGGACGCAAGGTCATACAGATCATCATTACCAACATTAACATCAGCGTCATAGGTAAAGTGTCCGTATGATTTCTGCCAGATCACTTTACCATCTTTCGCTATCCACACCTGGCAACCCGGTGTTGCCTGAGATGTGATAGCATTTTGTACCAGGGAATCGATAACTGCCAGCCTTTTACTGCTGATGTCCGTTTCTTCAGGATAAGTATACCTGACACGGGTGGGAGAAGCAGTAGGCATGCCGGTACCCATGGCAATAGTACCTGATACATTAACGGGTATTCTGCCTTCCGCTGCATACCCGCCGAAAATCAATTGCGCTGCTACCTGCTGCGTAACAGGTTCTTCGTTGTAAGCCTGCAGCAACCAATCAGCATTTTCAAAATATTTGAGTGCATAGGGGCTTCCAAATACCGTCAGCACCACCTTTGCTTTTGCCGCCATCAGTTCCGCGATGAATTTTTTGGTGCCATCCGTAACACCAAATCCGTTGGCTGGGTAACGCGACATGTTCTGCAAGGCAACCAATACCACATCATACTCTTTCAGCTTATAGAGCAGTGAACCAAAATCCTTATCCGCAGCATCTTTCTTCACCTGGTAGTGAGTAAACCCTGCATAGTTGGTGAGCATTTGCTGAAAGGGTGTTTCATCCGTTGCACCGATGGCTACAGAAGCGAAACGCACCTGCTTCAGTTCCTGCACAGGCAGGAAACCGGCTTTGTTACGCACGAGGGTCAGTGCGGCAGCAGTGAGCTGCTGATTCAGGTAAAGCGCATTGCTGCTGTTGAGATCGTTATACAAACTATCCGTTTCAATAACACCTTGCCCGGATAGCCCGAGCCAGTATTTTGCCTGCAGTATCTTGTGCACACGTGCATCAATATCCACCTGGCTGATCTCATTATTCTCTATAGCTTCTTTTATCTGACTGATTGCCATCGACACATTTCCGGAAAACAGCAGGATATCATTGCCTGCAAGCAAAGCACGCACTTCAATCTCCCCCGGTAATTTATAAGTGCTGATTCCTTTCATGTTCAGCGCATCGGTAAAACTGAGGCCTTTAAATCCCATATCAACCTTCAACAAGCCGGTTATTATTTTTTTAGAAAGTGTGGATGGCAAGCTGGTAGTGGTGTCGAGTGCAGGAATATTAAGATGGGCCACCATCACGCTGCCAACCCCTGCATCTATCAGCTTGCGGAATGGAAATAACTCAGTTGAATCCAGTTCCTCCCTCGATCTTTGTATAGTGGGCAACGTTTTATGCGAATCCTGGTCGGTATCTCCGTGTCCGGGAAAATGTTTGGCGCAAGCCAATACGCCACCATCCTGCAGGCCGCGCATGTACATGATGCCTTTTGCCGCTACATTGTATTTATCCTGGCCGAATGACCGGTCACCAATCACAGGGTTGAGCGGATTACTGTTGATATCCACCACGGGAGAGAAACTTACGTTAACACCGATCCGCCTGCATTGCCGCGCCATCTCCTTGCCGAATGCATAAATCAGCTGATCATCCTGAATGGCACCAAGCATAATTTCCCGCGGAAACCGGATGGTGCTGTCAATTCGCATCGACAAACCCCACTCGGCATCCTGGCCAATCAGAAGCGGGACTCGTGCAAGCCCCTGAAAAATATTGGTGAGTTGCGCCTGACGGACAGGCCCGCCCTGCATAAAAATAATGCCGCCGACATGGTAGTTTGTGATAAGGTCAATCACCTTGGCCTGGTCACTGTCAGGGCGAGAATAAGCCTGCACCATAAAAAGCTGGCCGATGCGCTCCTCCACGGTCATCGATTGCAGCATGGAATCCACCCAACGGTTTGCTACATACAGGTATGGAGGAATACCATTGTCCCCTGAAAATTGCTGTTCATGCTGAGCGCTTCCTGCAAAAAGTGCAATGCCATTGAAAGCCATCATCAGCACCAAAATCCTTTTGCTCATAGTGCGCGTAAAAATAGGCCATTGCGTTTCATTACCGGTAAACAGTCTTCAACAATTTTCTGCAGGCGCAACAATCGTTTGTTTTCAGGGTTACCTTTAAAGCCCAGGCGACACTATGC from Chitinophagales bacterium includes these protein-coding regions:
- a CDS encoding serine hydrolase codes for the protein MSKRILVLMMAFNGIALFAGSAQHEQQFSGDNGIPPYLYVANRWVDSMLQSMTVEERIGQLFMVQAYSRPDSDQAKVIDLITNYHVGGIIFMQGGPVRQAQLTNIFQGLARVPLLIGQDAEWGLSMRIDSTIRFPREIMLGAIQDDQLIYAFGKEMARQCRRIGVNVSFSPVVDINSNPLNPVIGDRSFGQDKYNVAAKGIMYMRGLQDGGVLACAKHFPGHGDTDQDSHKTLPTIQRSREELDSTELFPFRKLIDAGVGSVMVAHLNIPALDTTTSLPSTLSKKIITGLLKVDMGFKGLSFTDALNMKGISTYKLPGEIEVRALLAGNDILLFSGNVSMAISQIKEAIENNEISQVDIDARVHKILQAKYWLGLSGQGVIETDSLYNDLNSSNALYLNQQLTAAALTLVRNKAGFLPVQELKQVRFASVAIGATDETPFQQMLTNYAGFTHYQVKKDAADKDFGSLLYKLKEYDVVLVALQNMSRYPANGFGVTDGTKKFIAELMAAKAKVVLTVFGSPYALKYFENADWLLQAYNEEPVTQQVAAQLIFGGYAAEGRIPVNVSGTIAMGTGMPTASPTRVRYTYPEETDISSKRLAVIDSLVQNAITSQATPGCQVWIAKDGKVIWQKSYGHFTYDADVNVGNDDLYDLASITKVAATTMMIMKLVEEKKLSLTEKASDCLPELKGTDKQDIRIYQLLTHEAGFAPYFPFYKATLDSAGNLDSTVYKRVRGGDYVIEVTPDIFMNKTYLDTIWKKIISTPLQSAGNYVYSDNDFYLLKKIAEKISAQPLDLYMENNFYDPLGLSHLCFHPLYYYPREDIVPSNFDYVFRKELLQGSVHDQGAAMLGGVGGHAGLFSNANDLGVLMQLLLNNGTYAGKKYLDSATIAKFTAKHSANSRRGLGFDKPETVEKKSSPACASASPAAYGHQGFTGTCVWVDPRYQLIYVFLSNRTFPDDDNKKLNLLQTRITIQQAIYDAMLAGE